One genomic segment of Pseudomonas sp. RU47 includes these proteins:
- a CDS encoding efflux RND transporter periplasmic adaptor subunit produces the protein MASPGLKTAVMLSLFTLVTACGEKKAPEEYLPRVFVQEVKPTDYAASVTLTGDVQARVQTELSFRVGGKIIQRMVDVGDRVTAKQVLAKLDPKDLQTNVDSAQAQVVAEQARVKQSAAAFVRQQKLLPKGYTSQSEYDSAQAALRSSQSALSAAQAQLANAKDQLSYTALIADAPGVITERQAEVGQVVQATAPIFSLARDGDRDAVFNVYESLLAERPADPSIVVSLLDNPAIKTTGTVREITPAVSAQSGTVQVKVSLDSLPQGMQLGSVVSATAKGSGKSAVELPWSALTKNISDPAVWMVDDKGEAQLHNVTVGRYLIGKVIISEGLKGGEKVIVAGGQLLHPGMKVEIAENTYKDLQPGAQP, from the coding sequence GGTTTGAAAACAGCGGTCATGCTGAGTCTGTTCACCTTGGTGACCGCATGCGGCGAGAAAAAAGCCCCTGAGGAATACCTGCCACGGGTCTTTGTACAAGAGGTCAAACCCACGGATTACGCGGCTTCGGTGACATTGACCGGTGACGTGCAGGCGCGCGTGCAGACCGAATTGTCGTTCCGCGTCGGCGGCAAGATCATCCAGCGTATGGTCGACGTCGGTGACCGGGTCACGGCCAAACAGGTGCTGGCCAAGCTCGACCCCAAGGATTTGCAGACTAACGTCGATTCGGCTCAAGCCCAGGTCGTCGCTGAACAAGCCCGGGTGAAACAAAGTGCGGCCGCCTTCGTGCGCCAGCAAAAACTCCTGCCCAAGGGCTACACCAGCCAGAGCGAATACGATTCCGCCCAAGCGGCGTTGCGCAGCAGCCAGAGCGCCTTGAGCGCGGCGCAGGCGCAATTGGCCAACGCCAAGGACCAGCTCAGCTATACCGCGCTGATCGCCGATGCCCCGGGGGTGATCACCGAGCGCCAAGCCGAAGTCGGCCAGGTCGTGCAGGCCACGGCGCCGATTTTTTCGTTGGCGCGCGACGGCGACCGTGACGCGGTGTTCAACGTCTACGAATCGCTGCTGGCCGAGCGTCCTGCGGATCCCTCGATCGTCGTCAGCCTGCTCGATAACCCCGCCATCAAAACCACCGGCACGGTGCGTGAAATCACCCCGGCGGTGTCGGCACAGTCCGGCACGGTGCAAGTCAAAGTCAGCCTCGACAGCCTGCCACAAGGGATGCAGCTGGGCTCGGTGGTCAGCGCCACGGCCAAGGGCAGTGGCAAGTCGGCAGTCGAATTGCCATGGTCGGCGCTGACCAAAAACATCAGTGATCCGGCGGTGTGGATGGTCGACGATAAAGGTGAAGCGCAGTTGCACAACGTGACCGTCGGCCGCTACCTGATCGGCAAGGTCATCATCAGCGAAGGCCTCAAGGGCGGGGAGAAAGTCATTGTCGCCGGTGGGCAGTTGTTGCATCCCGGCATGAAAGTCGAAATCGCTGAAAACACCTACAAGGATCTGCAGCCGGGAGCGCAGCCATGA
- a CDS encoding efflux RND transporter periplasmic adaptor subunit, with protein MKRLGLLSVGVLLAACSKSEPPPEPVRPVLSVKVQALSEESLGRFAGSIQARYESNTGFRVGGRIASRNVDVGTEVQKGTLLATLDPSDQQNQLRSAQGDLAKVQAQLINAQANARRQQALFDRGVGAQAQLDIATTDLKTTQASLDQARAAVNQSKDQLGYTELRSDHKAVVTAWNAEAGQVVTAGQQVVTLAQPDIKEAVIDLPDTLVDQIPSDVVFLVAGQLDPSINTTATLREIEPQAQSATRTRRARLTLAETPDGFRLGTAISVTLSSAIKPRIELPATAVQEVDGKPRIWVIDTQSKTVSPRDVSVISRTDSSVVLAGGVKNGERVVSAGVNSLKPGQSVKLDEDSQ; from the coding sequence ATGAAGCGTCTGGGACTGTTATCCGTGGGCGTGTTGCTGGCGGCCTGCTCGAAAAGCGAGCCACCTCCGGAGCCGGTACGTCCGGTGTTATCGGTCAAGGTTCAGGCGCTGAGCGAGGAAAGCCTCGGGCGTTTCGCCGGCAGCATCCAGGCGCGTTATGAAAGCAACACCGGTTTCCGCGTCGGTGGCCGCATCGCCAGCCGCAACGTCGATGTCGGAACCGAAGTGCAAAAGGGCACGCTGCTCGCCACCCTCGATCCATCTGATCAGCAAAACCAATTGCGTTCGGCCCAGGGCGACCTGGCCAAGGTTCAGGCGCAACTGATCAATGCCCAGGCCAATGCCCGCCGTCAGCAGGCACTGTTCGATCGTGGCGTAGGGGCGCAGGCACAACTGGACATCGCCACCACGGACTTGAAAACCACCCAGGCCTCGCTGGACCAGGCACGGGCGGCGGTCAATCAAAGCAAGGACCAGCTCGGCTACACCGAACTGCGTTCCGACCATAAAGCCGTGGTCACCGCGTGGAACGCCGAAGCCGGGCAAGTGGTGACGGCGGGCCAGCAGGTCGTGACTCTGGCGCAACCGGACATCAAGGAAGCGGTGATCGATCTGCCCGACACCCTGGTCGATCAGATTCCCTCCGACGTGGTGTTTCTGGTGGCCGGGCAACTCGACCCGAGCATCAACACCACGGCAACCCTTCGCGAGATCGAGCCGCAGGCGCAAAGCGCCACGCGTACTCGTCGCGCACGCCTGACGCTGGCCGAGACACCGGACGGTTTCCGCCTCGGCACGGCGATCAGCGTAACCCTCAGTTCAGCGATCAAACCACGCATCGAATTGCCGGCTACCGCTGTGCAGGAGGTCGACGGCAAACCACGGATCTGGGTCATCGACACCCAGAGCAAAACCGTCAGCCCTCGCGACGTCAGCGTGATCAGCCGCACCGACAGCAGCGTGGTGCTCGCGGGCGGCGTGAAGAACGGCGAGCGCGTGGTCAGCGCCGGCGTCAACAGCCTCAAACCCGGACAATCGGTAAAACTTGACGAGGACAGTCAATGA
- a CDS encoding efflux RND transporter permease subunit, with product MKGSFNLSEWALKHQSFVWYLMFVALLMGVFSYFNLGREEDPSFTIKTMVIQTKWPGATQEETLAQVTDRIEKKLEELDSLDYVKSYTRPGESTVYVYLRDTTSAKDIPEIWYQVRKKVDDIRGQFPQGIQGPGFNDEFGDVFGSVYAFTADGLTMRQLRDYVEQARAEIRNVPGLGKIEMIGQQDEVIYLNFSTRKLAALGIDQRQVVQSLQSQNAVTPAGVIEAGPERISVRTSGQFASEKDLAEVNLKLNDRFYRLADIADITRGYTDPATPEFRFDGKPAIGLAIAMQKGGNVQEFGKALHQRIDELTADLPVGVGVHTVSDQAVVVEEAVGGFTSALFEAVIIVLVVSFISLGVRAGLVVACSIPLVLAMVFVFMEYSGITMQRISLGALIIALGLLVDDAMITVEMMVTRLEMGESKEEAATYAYTSTAFPMLTGTLVTVAGFVPIGLNASSAGEYTYTLFAVIAVAMIVSWIVAVFFAPVIGVHILSANVKPHEAEPGRVGRAFNGGLLWAMRNRWWAIGITVLLFALSIFCMRFVQNQFFPASDRPEILVDLNLPQNASIDETRKAVDKLEATLKGDPDIVRWSTYIGQGAIRFYLPLDQQLQNPYYAQLVIVSKDFEAREALSQRLRERLHKDFVGIGSYVQALEMGPPVGRPIQYRVSGKDIDQVRKHAIDLATELDKNSHIGEIIYDWNEPGKVLRIDIAQDKARQLGLSSEDVANLMNSIVSGAPLTQVNDDIYLINVVGRAVNSERGTPETLQNLQIVTPNGTSIPLLAFATVRYELEQPLVWRRDRLPTITIKASVRDEIQPTDLVKLLKPSIDAFADKLPVGYKVATGGTVEESGKAQGPIAKVLPLMLFLMATFLMIQLHSVQKMFLVASVAPLGLIGVVLALVPTGTPMGFVAILGILALIGIIIRNSVILVTQIDEFEKKGYAPWDAVVEATEHRRRPILLTAAAASMGMIPIAREVFWGPMAYAMIGGIVVATLLTLLFLPALYVAWYKIREPQKDAA from the coding sequence ATGAAAGGCTCTTTCAACCTCTCCGAATGGGCCCTCAAGCATCAGTCATTCGTCTGGTACCTGATGTTCGTCGCGTTGCTGATGGGCGTGTTTTCGTACTTCAATCTGGGCCGCGAAGAAGACCCGTCGTTCACCATCAAAACCATGGTGATCCAGACCAAATGGCCGGGCGCGACCCAGGAAGAAACCCTCGCACAGGTCACCGACCGCATCGAGAAAAAACTCGAAGAACTTGACTCACTCGACTACGTGAAAAGTTACACGCGCCCCGGTGAATCGACGGTGTACGTGTACCTGCGCGACACCACCAGCGCCAAGGACATCCCGGAAATCTGGTACCAGGTGCGCAAGAAGGTCGACGACATTCGCGGGCAGTTCCCCCAAGGTATTCAAGGGCCCGGGTTCAACGACGAGTTCGGTGATGTGTTCGGCTCGGTCTACGCCTTCACCGCCGACGGCCTGACCATGCGCCAGTTGCGCGATTACGTGGAACAGGCGCGGGCCGAGATCCGCAATGTACCGGGGCTGGGCAAGATCGAAATGATCGGCCAGCAGGACGAAGTGATTTATCTGAACTTCTCTACCCGCAAACTGGCGGCGTTGGGTATCGATCAGCGTCAGGTAGTGCAGAGCCTGCAATCGCAGAACGCCGTGACCCCGGCCGGTGTGATCGAGGCGGGCCCTGAGCGGATTTCCGTGCGCACTTCGGGGCAGTTCGCCTCGGAAAAAGACCTGGCCGAGGTCAATCTCAAGCTCAACGACCGTTTCTATCGTCTGGCTGACATCGCCGACATCACTCGCGGTTACACCGATCCGGCTACCCCGGAATTCCGCTTCGACGGCAAACCGGCCATCGGTCTGGCGATTGCCATGCAGAAGGGCGGCAACGTTCAGGAATTCGGCAAGGCGTTGCACCAGCGCATCGATGAACTGACCGCAGACTTGCCGGTTGGCGTGGGTGTACACACCGTGTCCGATCAGGCGGTGGTGGTGGAGGAGGCCGTTGGCGGCTTTACCAGCGCGCTTTTCGAAGCCGTGATCATCGTGCTGGTGGTGAGTTTTATCAGCCTCGGCGTGCGCGCCGGCCTGGTGGTGGCGTGCTCGATTCCGCTGGTGCTGGCGATGGTGTTTGTGTTCATGGAATACAGTGGCATCACCATGCAGCGGATTTCTCTCGGTGCCTTGATCATCGCCCTCGGCCTGTTGGTGGACGACGCGATGATCACCGTGGAGATGATGGTCACGCGCTTGGAAATGGGCGAGAGCAAGGAGGAGGCCGCGACGTACGCGTACACCTCAACGGCGTTCCCGATGCTAACGGGGACGCTGGTGACGGTCGCCGGTTTCGTGCCCATCGGCCTCAACGCCAGTTCCGCCGGTGAGTACACCTACACGCTGTTTGCGGTGATTGCCGTGGCCATGATTGTGTCGTGGATTGTCGCGGTGTTCTTCGCTCCGGTGATCGGCGTGCACATTCTCAGCGCCAACGTGAAACCCCATGAAGCCGAGCCGGGCCGCGTCGGGCGTGCGTTCAATGGCGGTCTGTTGTGGGCGATGCGCAATCGCTGGTGGGCGATCGGTATCACCGTGCTGCTGTTTGCCCTGTCGATTTTTTGCATGCGCTTTGTGCAGAACCAGTTCTTCCCGGCATCGGACCGTCCGGAAATTCTCGTCGACCTGAACCTGCCACAGAACGCCTCCATCGACGAAACACGCAAGGCCGTCGACAAGCTGGAAGCAACCCTCAAAGGCGACCCGGACATTGTGCGCTGGAGCACCTACATCGGTCAGGGCGCGATCCGTTTCTATCTGCCGCTCGACCAGCAATTGCAAAACCCGTACTACGCACAACTGGTGATCGTCAGCAAAGACTTCGAGGCCCGTGAGGCACTGAGTCAGCGTCTGCGCGAGCGCTTGCACAAGGACTTCGTCGGCATCGGCAGTTACGTCCAGGCGCTGGAAATGGGCCCGCCGGTGGGGCGGCCGATCCAGTACCGGGTCAGTGGCAAGGACATCGATCAAGTGCGCAAGCACGCCATCGATCTGGCCACCGAACTGGACAAGAATTCGCACATCGGCGAGATCATTTACGACTGGAACGAGCCGGGCAAAGTCCTGCGCATCGACATCGCCCAGGACAAGGCACGGCAGCTCGGGCTGTCCTCCGAAGACGTGGCGAACCTGATGAACAGTATTGTCAGTGGCGCGCCTCTGACCCAGGTCAACGACGACATCTACCTGATCAATGTGGTCGGCCGGGCGGTGAATTCGGAGCGCGGTACGCCGGAGACCCTGCAGAATCTGCAGATCGTTACGCCCAACGGCACATCGATTCCGTTACTGGCATTCGCCACTGTGCGCTATGAGCTGGAACAGCCGCTGGTGTGGCGTCGCGACCGTTTGCCGACCATCACCATCAAGGCTTCGGTGCGCGACGAGATCCAGCCGACCGATCTGGTGAAACTGCTCAAGCCGTCGATTGATGCCTTCGCTGACAAACTGCCAGTGGGCTACAAAGTCGCCACCGGCGGTACGGTCGAGGAAAGCGGCAAGGCGCAGGGGCCGATCGCCAAGGTCTTGCCGTTGATGCTGTTTTTGATGGCGACGTTCCTGATGATCCAGTTGCACAGCGTGCAGAAGATGTTCCTGGTGGCGAGTGTCGCTCCGCTGGGGCTGATCGGCGTGGTGTTGGCGCTGGTGCCGACCGGCACGCCGATGGGTTTCGTGGCGATTCTGGGGATTTTGGCGCTGATCGGCATCATCATCCGCAACTCGGTGATTCTGGTGACGCAGATCGATGAGTTCGAGAAGAAGGGCTATGCGCCGTGGGACGCGGTGGTCGAGGCGACCGAACATCGGCGTCGGCCGATCCTGCTGACCGCAGCGGCAGCGAGCATGGGCATGATCCCCATCGCCAGGGAAGTGTTCTGGGGGCCGATGGCGTACGCGATGATTGGCGGGATCGTGGTGGCGACGTTGTTGACGTTGTTGTTCCTGCCGGCGCTGTATGTGGCCTGGTACAAGATTCGCGAGCCGCAAAAGGATGCCGCTTAA
- a CDS encoding class I SAM-dependent methyltransferase, protein MKQTPTDLEQITATTLGHYNSVAEDFREGTRDHDVSQNIDALLRHIQGSAPLTILDFGCGPGRDLQTFTRMGHIAVGLDGSQEFARMAREDSGCEVLQQDFLKLDLPVERFDGIFANAVLFHVPLQELPRVLEQLHGTLKPGGVLFSSNPRGDNREGWNGPRYGSYHDLAAWQGLLTDAGFVELEHYYRPAGLPREQQPWLASVWRKSA, encoded by the coding sequence ATGAAGCAGACCCCCACCGATCTCGAACAGATCACCGCCACCACCCTCGGCCACTACAACTCGGTGGCTGAAGACTTCCGTGAAGGCACCCGCGACCACGATGTCAGCCAGAACATCGATGCGCTGCTGCGGCATATTCAGGGTTCAGCGCCGTTGACGATTCTGGATTTCGGCTGCGGGCCGGGACGGGATTTGCAGACGTTTACCCGCATGGGTCACATCGCCGTCGGGCTGGATGGTTCGCAAGAGTTTGCGCGAATGGCCCGCGAAGACAGTGGCTGTGAAGTGTTGCAGCAGGACTTTCTGAAGCTCGATCTGCCAGTTGAACGTTTCGACGGGATCTTTGCCAATGCGGTACTTTTTCATGTGCCGTTGCAGGAGTTGCCACGGGTGCTTGAGCAATTGCACGGGACGTTGAAACCCGGCGGGGTGTTGTTCAGTTCCAATCCGCGTGGGGATAATCGTGAGGGCTGGAACGGGCCGCGTTATGGCTCGTATCACGATCTGGCGGCGTGGCAAGGGTTGCTGACGGACGCGGGGTTTGTCGAACTTGAGCATTACTACCGCCCGGCGGGCCTGCCGCGTGAGCAGCAGCCCTGGTTGGCGAGTGTCTGGCGTAAATCTGCATAG
- a CDS encoding methionine ABC transporter permease yields the protein MWFDRLLQGFIDTFLMVGVSSLIALLVGIPMAVILVTSDKGGIYEAPVLNRALGAFVNLFRSIPFLILMVALIPFTRLIVGTTYGVWAAVVPLTIAATPFFARIAEVSLREVDHGLIEAAQAMGCRRWHIVWHVLLPEALPGIVGGFTITLVTMINSSAMAGAIGAGGLGDIAYRYGYQRFDSQIMLTVIVLLVALVAVIQLGGDRLARGLNKR from the coding sequence ATGTGGTTTGATCGCTTGTTGCAGGGTTTTATCGACACGTTTCTGATGGTTGGCGTGTCGTCGCTGATCGCCTTGCTGGTGGGGATTCCCATGGCAGTGATTCTGGTCACCAGCGACAAGGGCGGGATCTATGAAGCGCCGGTGTTGAACCGTGCCTTGGGCGCTTTTGTGAATCTGTTTCGCTCAATCCCGTTTCTGATTCTGATGGTCGCGCTGATTCCGTTTACCCGGTTGATTGTCGGCACTACGTACGGTGTGTGGGCTGCGGTTGTGCCGCTGACGATTGCGGCGACGCCGTTCTTTGCGCGGATTGCCGAAGTGAGTCTGCGCGAGGTTGATCATGGCTTGATCGAGGCGGCGCAGGCGATGGGTTGCCGGCGTTGGCACATTGTCTGGCATGTGTTGTTGCCGGAGGCGCTGCCGGGGATTGTCGGCGGTTTCACGATTACGCTGGTGACGATGATCAACTCTTCGGCGATGGCCGGGGCGATTGGGGCCGGTGGGTTGGGGGATATCGCTTATCGCTACGGCTATCAGCGCTTTGACAGCCAGATCATGTTGACGGTGATTGTGTTGCTGGTGGCGTTGGTGGCGGTGATTCAGTTGGGTGGGGATCGGTTGGCGCGGGGGTTGAACAAGCGCTGA
- a CDS encoding methionine ABC transporter ATP-binding protein produces the protein MTAAIQRRLDIPEPHSAEKTELHPELNRAHVRFIGLGKTYNGRQGPVAALQGIDLAIQHGEVFGIIGRSGAGKSSLIRTINRLEQPTSGRVLIDQVDIGEFDEDRLVALRRRIGMIFQHFNLMSAKTVWQNVELPLKVAGVPKAQREKKVRELLELVGLQEKHKAYPAQLSGGQKQRVGIARALVHDPDILLCDEATSALDPETTQSILGLLREINKRLGLTIVLITHEMAVIREICDRVVVLEHGRVVEQGPVWEVFGNPQHEVSQTLLAPLQHALPEELQSRLQKQPPSSDAAVVLRLQFTGSASDEPDLGALFAALGGRVKLLQGGVERIQGHALGQLLLAVSGSAFGAEQLRERAAPWAQRVEVVGYVV, from the coding sequence ATGACGGCCGCGATCCAACGGCGACTGGATATTCCAGAGCCACACAGTGCTGAAAAAACCGAGCTGCACCCTGAGTTGAATCGCGCCCACGTGCGTTTCATCGGTCTGGGCAAAACCTACAACGGTCGACAAGGCCCGGTCGCGGCTTTGCAGGGCATCGATCTGGCCATTCAGCACGGTGAAGTGTTCGGCATCATCGGCCGCAGCGGCGCTGGCAAGTCATCGCTGATCCGTACGATCAATCGTCTGGAACAACCAACCTCGGGGCGAGTGCTGATCGATCAGGTCGACATCGGCGAGTTCGATGAAGACCGTCTCGTCGCTTTGCGCCGACGCATCGGCATGATCTTTCAGCATTTCAATCTGATGTCGGCCAAGACCGTTTGGCAGAACGTTGAATTGCCGCTGAAAGTCGCGGGTGTCCCGAAAGCACAACGCGAAAAAAAGGTGCGCGAACTGCTCGAACTGGTCGGCCTGCAAGAGAAGCACAAGGCTTATCCGGCGCAGCTTTCCGGCGGGCAGAAACAGCGCGTCGGCATCGCCCGCGCGCTGGTGCATGACCCGGATATTTTGCTCTGCGACGAAGCCACTTCAGCGCTCGACCCGGAGACCACCCAGTCGATCCTCGGCTTGCTGCGCGAGATCAACAAACGCCTGGGCCTGACCATCGTTCTGATTACTCATGAGATGGCAGTGATCCGCGAAATCTGCGATCGCGTCGTCGTGCTTGAGCACGGGCGGGTGGTCGAGCAAGGTCCGGTGTGGGAAGTGTTCGGCAATCCGCAGCACGAGGTCAGCCAGACCTTGCTCGCGCCGCTGCAACACGCGCTGCCGGAGGAGTTGCAAAGCCGTTTGCAGAAGCAGCCGCCCTCCTCCGACGCCGCTGTGGTGCTGCGCTTGCAGTTCACCGGCAGCGCCAGTGATGAGCCGGATCTGGGCGCACTGTTCGCCGCACTGGGTGGGCGGGTGAAGCTACTGCAGGGTGGTGTGGAGCGGATTCAGGGGCATGCGTTGGGGCAATTGTTGCTGGCCGTCAGTGGTTCAGCGTTCGGAGCCGAGCAATTGCGCGAACGCGCCGCACCATGGGCGCAACGAGTGGAGGTGGTGGGTTATGTGGTTTGA
- a CDS encoding MetQ/NlpA family ABC transporter substrate-binding protein, with protein MTKKRLSHPVKALALALGLFSSAVFAADAPLKIGTTAAFAIPLETAVEEASKQGLKVELVEFTDWIAPNVSLAAGDIDVNYFQHIPFLENAKAASGFDLVPFAPGIINNVGLYSKKYKSFDELPEGASVAIANDPINSGRGLQLLAKAGLITLKPGVGYKATEDDIVANPKKIKILQVEAVQLVRAYDDADLVQGYPAYIRLAKTFDAGSALLFDGLDHKEYVIQFVIQPKSKTDPRLIKFVDIYQHSPAVRAALDKAHGKLYQAGWES; from the coding sequence ATGACCAAAAAACGCCTGTCCCACCCAGTCAAAGCACTGGCCCTGGCCCTCGGCCTGTTCAGCTCGGCCGTGTTCGCCGCCGATGCTCCTCTGAAAATCGGCACCACCGCCGCCTTCGCCATCCCGCTGGAAACCGCCGTCGAAGAAGCGTCCAAACAAGGCCTGAAAGTCGAGCTGGTGGAGTTCACCGACTGGATCGCGCCTAACGTCAGCCTCGCAGCCGGCGACATCGACGTGAACTACTTCCAGCACATTCCGTTCCTCGAAAACGCCAAAGCCGCGTCGGGTTTTGATCTGGTACCGTTCGCCCCGGGGATCATCAACAACGTCGGCCTCTATTCGAAAAAATACAAAAGCTTCGATGAGTTGCCAGAAGGCGCCAGCGTCGCCATCGCCAACGACCCGATCAACAGTGGCCGTGGTTTGCAGCTGCTGGCCAAGGCTGGTTTGATCACGCTGAAACCGGGCGTCGGCTACAAGGCTACCGAAGACGACATCGTTGCCAACCCGAAGAAAATCAAAATCCTCCAGGTCGAAGCCGTGCAATTGGTGCGCGCCTACGACGACGCCGATCTGGTCCAGGGCTACCCGGCCTACATCCGCCTGGCGAAGACCTTCGATGCCGGTTCGGCGCTGCTGTTCGACGGTCTCGACCACAAGGAATACGTGATCCAGTTCGTCATCCAGCCGAAGAGCAAAACCGACCCGCGCCTGATCAAATTCGTCGACATCTACCAGCACTCACCAGCCGTTCGCGCTGCGCTGGATAAGGCTCACGGCAAGCTGTATCAAGCCGGTTGGGAAAGCTGA
- a CDS encoding LLM class flavin-dependent oxidoreductase yields MSAAKKKILLNAFNMNCIGHINHGLWTHPRDTSTRYNTLEYWTELAQLLERGLFDGLFIADIVGVYDVYQNSVDVPLKESIQLPVNDPLLLVSAMAAVTKNLGFGLTANLTYEPPYLFARRMSTLDHLSRGRVGWNIVTGYLDSAAKAMGLSEQVEHDRRYDQADEYLEVLYKLWEGSWENGAVLNDREQRIYAQPEKVHKVEHKGEFYQVEGYHLCEPSPQRTPVLFQAGSSDRGLLFAGRHAECVFISGQNKPSTKVQVDKVRASAVEAGRNPEDIKVFMGLNVIVGATEEAAWAKHAEYLSYASAEAGVAHFSASTGIDFSQYEIDEPIQYVKSNAIQSATKNLQNNDWTRRKLLDQHALGGRYITVVGSPEQVADELESWIAETGLDGFNLTRIVTPESYVDFIELVIPELQRRGSYKTAYDSGSLREKLFHGAAQLPEQHTGSSYRH; encoded by the coding sequence ATGAGCGCCGCGAAAAAGAAGATCCTGCTCAACGCATTCAACATGAACTGCATCGGCCACATCAACCATGGTCTGTGGACGCACCCCCGCGACACCTCGACGCGCTACAACACCCTCGAATACTGGACGGAACTGGCGCAGTTGCTGGAGCGCGGACTGTTCGACGGCTTGTTCATCGCCGACATCGTTGGTGTGTACGACGTCTATCAGAACTCGGTCGATGTCCCGCTGAAAGAGTCGATCCAGTTGCCGGTCAACGATCCATTGCTGCTGGTTTCAGCCATGGCCGCCGTGACCAAAAACCTTGGTTTCGGCCTGACTGCCAATCTCACCTACGAGCCGCCCTATCTGTTCGCCCGACGCATGTCCACGCTCGATCATCTGAGCCGTGGTCGCGTGGGCTGGAACATCGTCACCGGCTACCTCGACAGCGCCGCCAAAGCCATGGGCCTCAGCGAACAAGTCGAACACGACCGTCGCTACGATCAGGCGGACGAGTACCTGGAAGTGCTCTACAAGCTCTGGGAAGGCAGTTGGGAAAACGGCGCGGTGCTCAATGATCGCGAACAGCGCATCTATGCGCAGCCGGAGAAAGTGCACAAGGTCGAGCACAAGGGCGAGTTCTATCAGGTCGAGGGTTATCACCTCTGCGAGCCTTCGCCACAGCGGACGCCGGTGCTGTTTCAGGCCGGCAGTTCCGACCGCGGATTGCTCTTCGCCGGTCGTCATGCCGAATGCGTGTTCATCAGCGGCCAGAACAAGCCGTCGACCAAAGTTCAAGTCGACAAGGTCCGCGCCAGCGCGGTTGAAGCGGGGCGCAACCCTGAGGACATCAAGGTGTTCATGGGCCTCAACGTCATCGTCGGCGCGACGGAAGAAGCCGCGTGGGCCAAGCACGCTGAGTATCTGAGCTACGCCAGCGCCGAGGCTGGCGTGGCGCATTTTTCCGCGTCGACCGGCATCGACTTTTCCCAGTACGAGATCGACGAACCGATCCAGTACGTGAAGAGCAATGCGATTCAGTCGGCCACAAAGAACCTGCAGAACAACGACTGGACCCGACGCAAATTGCTCGACCAGCACGCCCTCGGTGGTCGCTACATCACCGTGGTCGGCTCGCCTGAGCAAGTCGCAGATGAGCTGGAATCGTGGATCGCCGAGACCGGCCTCGATGGCTTCAACCTGACCCGGATTGTTACGCCGGAAAGTTACGTCGACTTCATTGAGCTGGTGATTCCCGAGTTGCAGCGGCGCGGGTCGTACAAGACCGCATATGACAGCGGCAGCTTGCGCGAGAAGCTGTTTCACGGTGCGGCGCAGTTGCCCGAACAACACACCGGATCGTCGTACCGGCATTAA